The genomic DNA CGCGGGATCGTAGCGGTCGACGACGGCGTCGATGCCGCCGACGTGATCGAGGTGGCGGTGGGTGATGAGGAGCCGCTCGGGTTCGACCCCGACCTGCTCGATGCCGGCCAGCAGCCGGTCCTCGTGACCGGGCCAGCAGGTGTCGACGAGGGTGGGGGTCTCGCCCTCGCGCGCGAAGAGGTACGTCCGGAGCCGGTCGCGGGCCAGCGTGTCGGGCCCCTCGCCCGGTGGAGCCCAGGTGATGTCGTGAACGCCGTCGACTGGTTCGGTCACGGTCGGCGATGCTGCTGCATCGGGGGAGTCGCTCGCCATATCGCTGGCCCGGTGCCCGGGGAGTTAGCTCTTCGGTCCGCCCGCGACCGGGGAGCCCCCGTGCAGGGACCGCTGACATCTGTCGGAGCGCCGACAGATGGTTTTTTGTGATGTCCTCACATGGACTCGGACAGGTATGGAGTCCGGAGCCACGGTCGATCGAGAGTACGGTCCGTACATCGACGGCTCGTTCCACGACGGAATCGAGCAGTTCGAGGTACTGAACCCGGCGACGAACGAGCCGGTCGCGACGGTGTGGGAGAGCGGCCCCGACCGCGTCGATCAGGCCATCCAGTCGAGCCTGCGTGCCCAGCCCGACTGGGCGGCCATGGATGGGGCCGAACGGGGCGAACTGCTGTTCGACCTCGCCGATGCCATCCGGGAGAACCGCGAGCGGTTCGCCCGCATCGACACGCTGGAGAACGGGCAGGTGCTCGCGGCCACGAAGGGTCGCACCAACGGCGTCGCGAACTACTTCGAGTTCTTCGCGGGGGTCGCCGACAAGGTCGAGGGCGAGACCATCCCCGTGGACGGTGACCGCCTCGACTACACGCTCCGGGAGCCACTCGGTGTCACCGCCCAGATCGTCCCGTGGAACGCGCCCACCATCCTCGCCGCACGGGGCTTCGCGCCGGCGCTCGCGGCCGGGAACACCGTGGTCGCGAAGGCCGACCCGAAGACGCCGCTGGGCGTGCTGGAGCTCGCGGAACTCGCCTCGGAGGTCGGCTTCCCCGACGGCGTCATCAACGTCGTCCCCGGGGACGTCGAGGAGACCGGCCAGCCCCTCTCCGGCGACGACCGCGTCGACGGGCTGGTGTTCACTGGCTCCCGGCGCGGCGGCGAGGCCGTCATGAAGGCCGCCGCGGAGAGCATCGTCCCGGTGATGCTCGAACTCGGCGGGAAGTCACCGAGCCTCGTCTTCCCGGATGCCGACGTCGAGAAGGCCCTCGAGGGGACGGTGAACGTGTTCAACAACGCTGGGCAGGTCTGTTTCGCCACGACCCGCCTGTTCGTCCACGAGTCGATCTACGACGAGTTCACCGACCGCCTCGTCGAGCGGGTCGAGGCGCTCAGCGTCGGTCCCGGCGACGAGGACCACGACATCGGACCGCTCGCCTCGCCCGAGGCGCAGGACCGCGTCGCCACCTACGTCGACGGCGCCGTCGAGAACGGCGCGCGCCTCCTGGCCGGCGGCGAGATCCCCCGCGAGGAGGGCAACTTCTACGCACCGACCGTCATCGACCGGGTCGACGACGACGCCGCCATCTCCTGCGAGGAGGTGTTCGGCCCCGTCCTCACCGTCTACGAGTTCTCCGACGAGGAGGAGGCCCTCGAACGGGCCAACGACACCGACTACGGCCTCTACGCGACCGTGTGGACGACCGACCTGCGCCGGGCCCACCGGCTGGCGGGCGAGCTGGAGGCCGGGACCGTCTCGGTCAACGAGTTCCCCGCGGTCCCGACGGCGGCCCCCTTCGGCGGCTACAAGACGTCCGGCATCGGCCGCGAGGGTGGCCTGCAGGCGCTCGAACACTACACCCAGCTGAAGAACGTCATCGTCAACCTGGAGGAGTGACGCGGTCGTCGGTCCTGTCCGCCCCGCCCTCACCGTCCGGGAGCGCCGGTTCAGTCGAAGGTGACGACGCCGCGGATGCCCTCGCCGGCCTCCATCCGCTCGAACGCCGTGTCCAGCTCGTCGAGGTCGTAGGTGTGGGTGACCAGCGCGTCGAGATCGAGGTGCCCGTCGGCGTACATCCGGGCGTACCGCGGGATGTCGTAGTGGGGGCGGAGCGAGCCGGCCACGCTCCCGATGATGGTCTTGCCTCCGGGGAGGAGGTCCCGCCGGGGGTGGACTCCGAGGCGCTCCTCGCCGTGGGCGCCGCCGACCATGACGGCCGTCCCGCCCGAGCGGGCGCTGGCGAGCGCCTGTTCCTGCACCTGCTGGTTCCCGATGCACTCGAAGGTGTAGTCGGGGCCGCCGTCGGTCAGCGCCTCGATGCGCTCGACCGGGTCCTCCTCGGCGGAGTTGACCGTGTGGGTCGCGCCGAGGTCGGCCGCGGCCTCGAGTCTGTTCTCGGCGATGTCGACGGTGACGAGCGGCGAGGTCCCGACCGCGTCGGCCCCGAGCAGCGCGCTCATACCGACCCCGCCACAGCCGAAGACCGCGACCGAACTCCCCGGGTCCACGTCCGCCGTCGACAGCACGGAGCCGATGCCGGTCGAGGCGCCACAGCCCAGCAGCGCGGCCGCCTCCAGCGGCACGTCGTCGGGGATGGGGACCGCCGTCGACGCCGGGACGACCGCCCGCTCGGCGAACGACGACTGGGCGAAGAAGTGCGAGAGCGACTCGCCGTCCCGTGACAGCCGGCGCGTACCGTCCAGCATGTGGCCCTGGTGGACGGGCCCGTCGTTCTCACAGAGGAACGGTTCGCCCCGGTCGCAGGAGCCACAGGAGCCACAGTGGGTCGTCACCGAGAGGACGACCCGGTCCCCGGGCTCGACGCTGCTGACGCGGTCGCCGACCGCCTCGACGACGCCCGCCCCCTCGTGGCCGAGGACGGCCGGGAGGTCGATGTCGGCCTCCCCGGCGTACCTGGCGTGGTCGGTGTGGCAGACGCCCACGGCACGGATGTCGACCAGTACCTCGTCCGACCGGGGTTCGTCCAGCTCGACCCGTTCGATGTTGAGTTCACGCGGTCCTTCCAGTACGGCTGCCTCGATCACCGGCATACCCGTGCCTCTCGCTCATCGAACTTATAGTATGAGGGCGGTTGGCGCTCGCGTGCCGGCGCTGGGTCGTCAGTCGGGCCCGCACTCCCAGTCGGTTCGGTCGGGGGGGACCGGGAACGCGTCGTCGGCGTAGGTGACCCGCGGCTCGACGTCGAGATAGCGGAGGTCGTCCCAGAGGTAGCGGTACAGTTTCGCGCTGGCGTCCTCGAACACGGAGACGCCGTGGCTCAGTAGCGCGACGTCGAACTCGTAATCGAGGAGCCGGACCAGCCCCGCCGAGATCTCGACGTCGTGGCCGTCGCCCGGCGAGGCCGGGGGGTGGACGAGCCTTCCGGGCCGGAACCCGCGGCGGTCCGACCCGACCATGGTGTCACCGAACACCGCGACGCCGGCGGCCTCGTCGACGAAGGCGTAGTTGCCGGGCGTGTGGCCGGGGACGTGGACGGCGGTGAACCGGCCGATGGACTCCTCGTGGGTGAACTCGTGGTCCGGCGGCGTCGCCACCACGTCCCGAGAGGTGATCTCCTCCTCGGCGGGGTACCAGACCGTGGGGTCGTAGCGGTCGACGACGGCGTCGATGCCGCCGACGTGATCGAGGTGGCGGTGGGTGATGAGGAGCCGCTCGGGTTCGACCCCGACCTGCTCGATGCCGGCCAGCAGCCGGTCGGCCTGGGCCGGCATCGACGTGTCGACCAGCGTCGGCACGTCGTCCGGGAAGTCGAGGAGGTACGAGCGGTGGTGACGGCCCCGGAGCGATGCGGGCGGTTCGCCGGGGGCGTGCCAGGTGACCTCGTGGACGTGGGGCAGGAGTTCGCGGACCGCCGGCGACGACGACACGGCGTGCTCGGGCGTGGGCATACGAGCCACTCGCGGGAGCCAGGTCATATACCTTCGCGTCGACTCCCGGCCCCGGACGTGGCGTGCCATCCCGCCCTGCCGGCGCGCGAGCGGCGGCTCCGCGGTGAAAAAATATAAACGATAGGAGCACCCAACATCACCTCGTGAGTTCTATCGTCGTGGTAGGCGGCGGTATCATCGGGACCGGTATCGCCTACTACCTCAGAGACTCCGACCATCGAGTGACGCTCGTCGAGAAGAACCAGCTCGGGTCGGGCACGTCCCGGTACTCCACGGCCATGTTCGGCTGGCACTTCCCCCACCCGGCCGACTACCTGTTCCGGCGCCGGAGCTGGGCGGGGTGGCGCGACGTCCTCGAGCAGACGGACCTCGAACACCACACCGTCGGGAACGTCAGGGTCGCCCGGTCCCAGGAGGCCCTGTCCGAACTCCGTGAGACGGTCGCGGTCCAGCAGTCCTACGGCATCGAGACACGGATGATCTCGCCCGAGGAGGCCGCCGAGTACGGCATCGACCCCGACGCCATCGAGGGTGCCATGCACTCCCCCCGCGAGGGGTACGTGAACCAGCAGGGGTTCATGGAGTTCTACGCCGAGCGCGCCCAGGAGCACGGCGTGGAGGTGCTGACCGGGACCGAGGTCCACGACGTGACCACCGAGGACGGCGCGGTCACGGGCGTCGAGACCGAGGCGGGGCACATCGACGCGGACGTCGTGGTGAACGCTGCGGGGCCCTGGTCGCCGCGGCTGAACGACATGGTGGAGGTCTCGCTGCCGCTGAAGCACTCGCGGGCACAGATCATGGTCCTGCAGGCGGACGCCCCCCACGGCTTCCCGTTCATCGACCTCGAGGGGGACCACTACTTCCGGCCGGAGAGCGAGACGAAGATGCTCGCCGGCCGCCACGGGCCGCCGTTCCACCAGATCGGCGAACTCGACCCCGACCACGCCCACGACATCCAGGAGGAGTTCCGGCTCTCGGTCATCGACCAGATCGAGACCGTCGTCCCGGGACTGCAGGAGACCGAGGTCATCAACGACTGGGTCGGCATCCGGACGGTCACCCCGGACGGGCGGCCGGTGCTGGGTCCGACGTCTGTCGAGGGGTTCGTCGTCGCCACCGGCATGAGCGGCTCCGGCGTCTCACAGCACGCCGCGGTCGCGAAGACGCTCTCGCAGTACTTCCGGACCGGCGAGGCCTCGGACACGCTCCGGTACCACGCCCCGTCCCGGTTCCGGGGCCAGTCGGGGACGGAGGCCCAGCTGGGGCCGACGGGCCCGACTCATCCACAGTAGGTCCCGGTCCCTGTGTGCGGACCTGTCACGGCGGGTCCCCGGAGGGGAGCCGGCGGCCGGCGGTAGCCGTCAGGCCGAGTGGTTGAGCTCGATGACGTTCTTCGTCCGGACCAGCTGTTCGGGGATCTCGGACTCGAACCGCTCGCCCTCGAGCCGTCGGGCCGGGCCGGTCACGCTGATGGCCCCGAGCACGGCCCCGTCGCTCGCCGTGATGGGGACCGCGACGCTCCGGAGCCCCGGAATCGCCTCCCCGGTGGTGAACGCGTAGCCGCGCTCCCGGATGGTCTCCAGCTCCTGGAGTAGCTCCTCGCGGTCCGTGATGGTGTTCTCCGTCAGCTCCGGGAGGCCGTGCTGCTCGATGATCTCGTCGACCCGCTCGTCGGGCAGGTACGCCAGCATCGCCTTGCCGCTCCCGGTGGTGTGCATGTTGAGCCGCATCCCCGCGTGGGCGTGGATGTTCACCGACTCGTCGCTGGTGACGTTGATGAGCATCACGATGCGGCCGTACTCCTCGACCTGCAGGTTGGCCGTCTCGTTGTGTTCGGCCGCCAGCCGCTTGATCTCAGGCACCGAGACCTGGTAGAGCTCCCGGTTGTCCCGGACGAACCCCCCGAGGTCGAGGAGCTTCAGCCCGAGGTGGTACTCGGTCCCGCGCTTGACGACGTACTCGTGCTGTTCGAGGGTGCTCAGGTACTTGTAGACGTTACTCTTCGACATCCCGAGGTGCTCCGCGACCTCGGTCACTCCGGCCCCGTCGAGTTCCTTCAGCGTCTCGAGCAGCCGGAGCGTGGTCCCCGCCGTCTTGACCTGGCTCCGTTCGTCCTGCGACATGGTGATACGCTATGTCGAACCAGTCGTTTCGTATTGATAAACATTCCCCACGATCCACCACCACCCCGACCGGATCGAGTGGGGGCGACTGTCGCCGGCGATAAATTAACAGATACATGGTGCTAAAGACAGATGAACAGATATCTTGCATTTCTGGGTGGGACACGAGCGCGCCCATATAGACGACTGAAACCGGGGAAGTGGCCGGGAAAAGGGCAGCAATTCCGACAGAGCGCACGTATCGCAGTTGAAACCAGGTACTTACTGCTATCTATCGACAAACTATATAATGGTATATTTAGTGTGTAAAATTGGCTTATTGAAGATTTATATTCTAATTAATATATTTATTATGGACTTTACAGAGTTATTGTAGATCCATAAATGATGGTTGAAATTACATATATAATATCTTACCACTCTGTCGAGTGTCGCCGGTATCCGTCCGCCGTCGGGGTCCCGGTCCCATACCCGCGTCCGCCGGGGAGCCACGCCGGGGTCCGGACCCGGTCGATCCGGGGTTCCGACGCCGAGTGCGTCCCCCTGGTGGTACCAAGGAGGTAAGTCGACGGCCCGCGGTCCCGGACCATGACCGGCCTCGTCACGTTCGGGGAGACGATGCTGCGGTACGCGCCGCCGCGCGGCAAGCGGTTCGAGAACGCCGACGCGTTCGCGGTCCACGTCGGCGGCGCCGAGAGCAACGTCGCGGTCGCGGCCGCGCGCCTCGGCTGCGAGGCGACCTGGCTCTCGAAGCTCCCGGATACGCCGTTCGGCCGCCGCGTCGAACGGACCCTCCGCGGCCAGGGCGTCACCCCGGAGGTCGCCTGGGCCGACGAGGGTCGGCTCGGCGTCTACTATCTGGAGCCGGGCGCCGACCCCCGGGGTGCGAGCGTCCACTACGACCGCGCGGACGCGGCCGTCCGGACCGCGACGCCCGACGAGCTGGCCACCGACCGCCTCGCCGACGCCGACGCCGTCTGCACGACCGGCATCACGCCGGCGCTCTCCGGGACGCTCGCGGACACCACCCGCTCGCTCCTCGAGACCGCGCGCGAGGCCGGCGCGACCACCGCGTTCGACGCCAACTACCGGTCGAAGCTCTGGGAGCCGGACGAGGCCCGCGAGACCCTGACCGACCTGCTCGGGCTGGTCGACGTGCTGTTCGTGGCCGAGCGCGACGCGGCGACGGTGTTCGACCGGACCGGCGACGCCGAGACCGTCGGCCGCGCGTTCCGCGACGCGTACGGCCACGAGGCGGTGGTCGTGACCCGCGGTGCCGAGGGGGCCGTCGCGGTCACCGACGACGGCGTCCACGAGCAGCCGGCGTTCGACACCGAGACGGTCGACCCGGTCGGGTCCGGGGACGCCTTCGTCGGCGGCTACCTCGCCCGCTGGCTCGACGACGGCGACGTGCCCCGGGCGCTCGCGTACGGCGCCGCGACGGCGGCGGTCAAGCGCACCCTCGACGGGGACATGGCGCTCGTCTCCCGGCCGGAGGTCGAGGCCGTTCTTTCCGGAGACGCCAGGATCTCTCGATAATCGCGGATCTCTGCGGCCTGTGTGCTGTCTCCGGGCGAACGTGTGGAACGGATCTGCAAGACCGTCCGCCGACAGTGACCGTTGGGAAGCCGCTGGACTCCCCGCCGCTCACTCGACACATATCTTAATACGAAATCGAGTAAACTTCTTTACCCTGGCGCCGAGAAGGGGAGGTATGGCCGCACACCCAGCACCGAACCGAGACGAGCTCCACATCGCGGGCGCCTGGCGGCCCGCCGAGGACCACATCGTCGTATCGGACCTCGCCGACGGCGGGACGTTCGCCGAGGTCGCTGCCGCGTCGCCCGCCGACGCAGAGGACGCGCTCGCCGCCGCGGAGGCCGCGGAGCCCGCGATGCGCGAGACCACCATCGTCCAGCGCGCGAACTGGCTGACCGCCATCGCCGACGGCATCGAGGCCCGCGAGTCGGAACTCGCGGAGGTCATCGTCCGCGAGGCGGGCAAGCCCATCAGCAGCGCGCGCGGGGAGGTCGCCGCGGCCGCCGAGCGCTTCCGCCGCGCTGCCGAGGAGGCCCGCGACCTGCAGGGCGACTACGTCGAGGGCACCACGGCGGGCCACGAGGGCTGGCGCGCCGTCGTCCGGCCCGAACCGGTCGGGACCGTCCTCTGCATCACGCCGTACAACTACCCCCTCTCGACGACCGCGCTGCAGGTCGCGCCGGCGCTGGCGGCGGGCAACGCCGTCATCCTGAAGCCGGCGACGAAGACGCCGGTCAGCGGCGCCATCCTCGCCGAGATCATCGTCGAGGCCGCGCCGGACCTCCCGGACGGCGCCTTCGGGTTCGTCCCCGGTCGCGCCAGCGAGATCGGCGACGTCCTCGCCGCCGACGACCGGCTGAACGCCATCGCCATGACGGGCTCGTCGGGCGCCGGCAAGCACGTCGCCGAGGTCAGCGGGATGGTCGAGCTCCACATGGAGCTGGGCGGGAACGCGCCCGCCGTCGTCTTCCCGGACGCCGACCTCGACGCGGCCGCGAGCGCGGTCACGAAGGGCTCGTTCAAGTACGCCGGCCAGCGCTGCTCGGCCGTCTCGCGCGCGCTCGTCCACGAGGACGTCCACGACGAGGTGGTCGAGCGCATCGAGGCCGAGATGGACGACTGGGTGCCGGGCGACCTGTTCGACCCCGACACGAAGCTCGGGCCGCTCATCTCGGAGAGCCAGGCCGAGTGGGTCGAAGAACTCGTCGCGGACGCCGTCGAACGCGGGGCGACGCTCGTCCGCGGCGGCGAGCGCGACGGCCGCGTCTTCGAGCCGACGCTGCTCGCCGACGTGCCCCACGACGCCCGCATCGTCCACGAGGAGCAGTTCGGCCCGGTGGCCGTCGTCGCGCCCGTCGCCGACGAGGCCGAGGCCCTCGCGGTCGCCAACGGCGGCGACCTCGGGCTCGATGCCGCCGTCTTCACCGCCGACTACGACCGCGCGATGCGGGTCGCCGAGCGGCTCGAGGCCGGCGGCGTCCGCATCAACGGCGCCCCGAGCCACGGGCTGGGCGACATCCCGTTCGGCGGCGTGAAGGACTCGGGCATCGGCCGCGAGGGTATCGGCCACACCATCGAAGCCTTCCTGACCACGAAGAGCATCGTGCTCTGATATGCCCCGAGCCAAGGTGGTCTGTACGCTCGGTCCCGCCTCCGACGACCGCGGGACCATCGCCGACCTCGTCGAGGCCGGGATGTCCGTCGCGCGGCTGAACGCCAGCCACGGCACGACCGACCACCGGGCGACGCTCATCGACCGGGTCCGCGCGGTGAGCGACGAGCTCGGCGAGCCGGTCGCGACGATGCTGGACGTGTCGGGTCCCGAGATACGCACGGCCCCCCTGGACGAGCCCGTCCACATCCGCGAGGGCGAGGAACGCCGGCTCGTCCCGGGCGAGGTCGTGGACGACGAGGTGATCGGCCTCTCGGGCTCGGTCGCCGCCGCCGAGCCGGGCGACCGCGTCCTGCTGGACGACGGCCGCATCGAGACGACCGTCCGGCGCGTCGAGGGCGACGCCGTCGTCGTCGCCGTCGATTCGGGCGGCGACCTGGGTGGGCGCAAGGGGGTCAACGTCCCCGGCGTCGACCTCGGACTGGAGTCCGTCACCGAGGCCGACCACGAGGAGCTGCGGCTGGCCGCCGAGGCCGACGTGGCCTACGTCGCCGCCAGCTTCGTCGGTGCCGCCGCGGACGTCTACGCCGTCGACGAGGTGCTGGAGTCGTACGGCGCCGACATCCCCATCGTCGCGAAGATCGAGCGCGCCGACGCCGTCGCGAACCTCGACGGGATCCTCGCGGCGGCCGACGGCGTGATGGTCGCCCGCGGCGACCTCGGGGTCGAGTGTCCCCTGGAGGAGGTGCCCCTCATCCAGAAGCGGATCATCCGGAAGGCCCGCGAGGCCGGGGTCCCCGTCATCACCGCGACGGAGATGCTGGACTCGATGATCCACGCCCGGCGGCCGACCCGCGCCGAGGCCTCCGACGTCGCCAACGCCGTCCTCGACGGCACCGACGCGGTGATGCTGTCGGGCGAGACCGCCATCGGCGACCACCCCGTCCGCGTCGTGGAGACGATGGCCCGCATCGTCGAGGACGTCGAGGCCAGCGGGGAGTACGCCGAGTCCCGCGAGCAGCGCGTCCCGCCCGCCGGCGACACCCGGACCGACGCCATCGCGCGGTCGGCGCGCTACCTCGCCCGCGACGTGGACGCCAGCGCCGTCGTCACCGTCACCGAGTCCGGCTACACCGCGGGCAAGGTCGCGAAGTACCGCCCCGCGGTGCCCGTCGTCGCGGTGACGCCCGACGAGGCGGTCCGGCGCCGGCTCGCGCTCCCCTGGGGCATCACTCCCCGCCGCCTCCCGTTCCCGGACGGCGGCGCGGCCGAACTCATCGAGCGTGCCGCGACCGCTGCCATCGACGCCGGCGTCGCCGACAGCGGCGACACCGTGGTCGTGCTCGCGGGGATGATGACCGACCTGGAGGGCGCCAACACCACGAACACTCTGAAGGTCCACCTCGCCGCCGAGATCCTCGCGAGCGGGCGCGGCATCAACGCCGGCCGGGCCGCCGGGCCCGTCGTCCACGCCCCCGACGGCGACCTCGCGGACGCGCCGGCGGACGCGGTCGTGGTCCTCCCCGACTCGTTCGACGGTGACCTCCGCGGTGACCTCTCGGCCATCGCGGCCATCGTCGCCGGCGACCGCGGGATGACGAGCTACCCGGCGATGATCGCTCGGGAACTCGGCGTTCCGATGGTCGGCGGCGTGACGCCGGCCGTCCCCGACGGCACCGTCGTCACCGTGGACGGCGATCGCGGCGTGGTCTACGAGTCCGACGTGGACGAGCGCTAGGCCACGACCCGCTCTCGGCCGGTCTGCTCGGGGGGAAGCGCCCGCGCCAGGTCGGCGCTCAGCCGTGTTCGAGGTCGTACAGTCGCCGGAACACCAGCGTCGGGAAGCGCGGCTCCAGCCGGCTCGGCGGCCGCCCGGCGCTGCTGGTGGCCGGTGCGGTCACGCGCTGGACCACGCCGGTCTCGGCGAGTTCGTAGAGGAAGCGCTTGACCGTCCCCGCCGAGAGGTCGACGCCGCGGGCCTCGGTGATGGCGGCGGCGGTGTCGTCGACCGAGCCGGTCTGTGAGTCGTCGAGGTCGACCAGCCGCCGGAGCACCAGCTGCCGGTTGGCCGGCAGGGTGTGGACCCGGCCCAGCGGCGCCGACGGCCGGGGGACCGCGTTCATCCCGTCGGTGAGGTCCTGCTCGCGGACGCGGTCGTAGCCGGCCATGTCGGCGAGGTCGGCCGCGCCGAACAGCGCCGCGAGCGCGTCGTGGGCGTCCCCCTCGGCCCAGTCGGCGAGCCGGCGGATCTGCTCGTGGTCGATCGCGCCCTGCGAGAGCCCGTCGGAGGCCCGCGCGGTCAGCAGGTCGACCAGCGCGTGGCGCTCGTAGCTGGGCATCTCGATGCGCTCGGGCGGGCGCAACGCGTCCGAGAGGTCGTCCGGGTGGTCCCGGCCGACGGCGACGCAGGCCAGCGAGTCATCGACGACCGAGAACGTCTCGGCCAGGGTGGCCAGATCCAGGCCACCGGTCTCGTTGACGTGGTCGACCACGACGACCGCACGGCGCTGGACCGGGCGGAGGTGGTCGACCAGCCGGTCGCGGATGGTCTCGGTCCCGACCCCGTGTCGGGGGACCGACTCGTCGAGCATCCCGTCGAGGACGGCGTGGTAGAGGCCGAACGCCGAGTCCGAGCGGCGGGCGTCGACGTAGACGAACGCCGGCGTCTCCGCGCTCTGGGCCCGCGTGCTCGTGTGGATGACCGTCGCCGACCCGGAGAGGAGCCGCGACAGGTGTGCGAACAGGGCCGTGATGACCGCCGACTTCCCCGACCCGGCTGGCCCCCAGACGTACGCGTCGGTGGGGAGCTGGGCATCGAACACGGGGTCGAGGTAGTCGAGCAGCTGCTCCATGGCCGGCCCCCGGCCGGTCGGCTCCTCGACGTGGGCGACCGGGCTGATCGCCTCGTAGTCGCGGACGACCGGGGAGTCGGCACCGGAGCGCTGGCGCCGTCGGATGCGTGTCTTCAGGTCCATCGTCTCACCAGGGGCGGCGACGCTTTCGGGACGCTAGCAGGATGCGTGACAAAACCGTCCCGTTTCTGTTGCGCCCGGTCGTGGCGGGGGTGCATCCCCGGAGCGGGTGGGCGGGTGTCGCGCGTGGACTGTGTCGGGTCGTGTCGGAGACCGGGAGCGGTGTGCATGAGGTCGATGTCGTCTGCGCGGCGGAGGCGGAGAACGGC from Haloglomus litoreum includes the following:
- a CDS encoding Cdc6/Cdc18 family protein; its protein translation is MDLKTRIRRRQRSGADSPVVRDYEAISPVAHVEEPTGRGPAMEQLLDYLDPVFDAQLPTDAYVWGPAGSGKSAVITALFAHLSRLLSGSATVIHTSTRAQSAETPAFVYVDARRSDSAFGLYHAVLDGMLDESVPRHGVGTETIRDRLVDHLRPVQRRAVVVVDHVNETGGLDLATLAETFSVVDDSLACVAVGRDHPDDLSDALRPPERIEMPSYERHALVDLLTARASDGLSQGAIDHEQIRRLADWAEGDAHDALAALFGAADLADMAGYDRVREQDLTDGMNAVPRPSAPLGRVHTLPANRQLVLRRLVDLDDSQTGSVDDTAAAITEARGVDLSAGTVKRFLYELAETGVVQRVTAPATSSAGRPPSRLEPRFPTLVFRRLYDLEHG